The DNA window ATCGGTGTCGCCCTGATCGCCCAGGCTGATCACCGCCACCGGCTCCTCGGTGGAGGGGTCGATCACCTCCAGATCGTTGGCTTTCACCGGATCGACCCACTGGCCGTCGATATAGAATTTGCGCTTGTCCAGCAGCTTGCTCATGGCGTCCTCCTGTAGACTGTCGGACAGAAGGTGGCACCGCGCCTGTCCGGCCGCAAGGCCGCGTGGCGCGGCACTCTGCCGGTCGGGCCGGTCAAACTGTCGCCCCCTCTGGCAATCCCCGTCGCCGCGCCTATGTTCAGGGCAACGCAACCAATCGAAAGGACGCGGCCCATGTCCCTGCGCATCAACGACATCGCCCCCGATTTCACCGCCGATTCGACCGAAGGCAAGATCAGCTTTCACGACTGGCTGGGCGACAGCTATGGCGTGATCTTCAGCCATCCGCGCGACTTCACGCCGGTCTGCACCACCGAATTCGGCGCCGTCGCGCAGCTGGTCCCGGAATTCGAAAAGCGCAACACCAAGGTTCTGGGCGTGTCCGTCGATTCGGTCGAGGATCACCAGAAATGGAAGAACGACATCCAGCAGATCGCGGGCACCCCGGCCAATTTCGCCATCATCGACGACACCTCTCTGAACGTCGCCAAGGCCTATGACATGCTGCCGGCCGAATTCTACCTGCCGCAGGAAGGCCGCACCCCGGCCGATTCCGCGACCGTGCGGACCGTGTTCATCATCGGCCCGGACAAGAAGGTGCGCCTGACCATGACCTATCCGATGTCGGTGGGCCGCAACTTTGCGGAAATCGTGCGCGCGCTGGACGCGGTGCAGAAGACCGACGGCGTGCCGCTGGCCACCCCGGTCAACTGGCTGCCGGGAGAGGACGTGATCGTCGCCCTGTCGCTGGACGACAAGGCCGCCGAACAGAAATACGGCGCGCTGGACATCAAGCTGCCCTATCTGCGCTACGCCAAGGACCCGGCTTAAGGGCTCATGGCCCGCTCGGACCGGCCGCTTGGGCGCAGGCTGATCCGCCTTGGCTTTCGCATGCTGGGGCGGTCGCGGGCGCACCGGCAGGACATGTGGCCGGGCCTTGCCATCGACCGCAGCGACGGCCGCGTCACATGGCGCGGCCGTCCGCTTACCACCCTGCGGCCCGCGTTGCAGGTCGTCCCGCCGGGTTTGGACACGATCGCCGTCGTCGGCTCGGGCCCGTCGCTGAGGGATCAGCGGGTCGAGACCTTGGGCGATGGCACGGCGATCCTGTGCAACGGGGCCGCGACGCTGGCCGACCGCATCCGCCCGCTGGCCGTCGCGGTCGAGGATGAACGCTTCGTCTTCCGTCACCACGCGATGCTGGCCGCCCTGCCCCGCGACATCCCGCTGATGCTGTCGCCCGCCGCGCTGCGCGCCTGCGCCGAACGCGGCACCGCGACACTGGCGGACCGCGCCGTCGTTCTGATCGACAATCTCGAAAAGCCCGCCGGCTGGCCGCGCCGTCCCCTGACCGACCCGGCGCTGCGCGACATCGTCCTGCGCGGCCAGCGGGGCGCGCTGTCGCTGGACCCCGACCGGGGCGTGGTTATCACCGGCACCGTCGCCTTTTCGGCGCTGCAATTCGCGCTGGCGGCCGGACCCGAACGGATCGTGCTGGCCGGGATCGACCTGACGAATGACCGCCAGCCGCGTTTCTACGAGGCCGCCGACACCGCGCGTTCGGGCCTGTCCGCGGGCCTCGACCGCATCCTTGCGGGCTTTGCGCTTGCCCGACAGGCGGCCGCCCGCCGCGGCATCGAGTTGACATGCGCCTCACCGGTTTCGGCATTGCTGGATATCGGCTATCCCCTGTCTTCACGCCTGCAAGCAAAGTCCGACCCCTGAACAGGAACGCCCCATGACGCCGCGCCGCGCCCTTCTGACCGGACATTTCTCGACCGTCGGCGATGTCGAGGTGCTGCACCAGGTCCAGACGCGGCTTGACGCCGTGGGGATGCCTTACGCGGTCACGCCGTTCAGCCAGCACCGCGTCAAAAGCGACCCGTCATGGGTGCCGGCCGACGCGCTGGACCCGTCGGAATTCACCCATCTGTTCGTCATCTGCGGCCCTTATGCGCCCGACTATCCTGCCGAATATCCATGGATTTTCGGGCGGTTCCGCCACTGCACGCAGATCGGCGTCAACCTGACCATGGTCGCGCCGCTGGAAAGCTGCAACCCGTTCGACGCGCTGATCGAACGCGACAGCGACCGCAGCGTGCGCCCCGATCTCAGCTTCCTGACCGACGCGCCCCGGGTGCCGGTCGTCGGCCTGTGCCTTGTCCAGTCTCAGCGGGAATACGGAAACCGCCAGCAACACGATGTGGCCGCGCGCCGCCTGCGCGACGTGATCCGCAGCACCGGGGCGGCCATCGTCGAGCTTGACACTGCCCTGCCTCGGTCCATGAACCACGCCGGCATCGGCACCCCCGAGGAATTCGAATCGATCTGCGCCCGCCTTGACGCTGTGGTGACGACACGGCTGCATGGGACGGTGCTGGCCCTGAAATGCGGGGTGCCGGTCGTGGCGGTGGACGCGATCCGTGGCGGCGACAAGGTCACGCGGCAGACGCGATTGCTGGGCTGGCCCGAAAGCTACGTTCTTGATGAAACCCCGGACGAAACGCTGGCCGGGGCGCTGCGCCGCTGCCTGACCCCCCAGATGCGGCAATCGGCCCGCACCTGCGCGGCAGGGGCGCGCGACATGCTGGCCGACTATGACGCGGCTTTTCTTGCGACGCTCGATGCGGCGGCCGATCCGTCCCGACGGCCGCCGATGCCGCCCCGGCGCGGCTGGCCAAGCCGGCTGGCTGCCCGTTACCGCAGATGGAAACGACGCTGGATTCCCAGCAGGCGCGCGGGAATGGGACCGGACGCGCATTCGTGACAGATATCAAGGCAACCAGAAACATGGGCACCGCCCCTTTCCCGCCGGAACCGCAATGACCCAGAACCCCGTTCAGATCGCGTTCATCACCGATACGAACGCGTTGCAGCCGACCCTTGTGGCGATGTGGTCGGCCCTGCGTCACGCGACCGCCCCGGTGCGGGTGATCTTCGTCGGCATCGACCTCTCCGCGGCCGGGTGGTCGGCGGTCGAAACCACCGTCGGGCGTTTTCCCGACGCCTCTGTCGATCCCGTCCGCTTCCACCGGGACCTGCTGCAGGACGTGCGCTCACCCTCCGCCTATATCTCCAGCGCCACGTTCGCGCGGCTGTTCCTGCACCGCTTCGTCTCGGGCCGGGTGCTTTATCTGGACGGCGACATCCTCGTGACCGGCGACCTGACCCGCATCGCCCGCGCCGATCTGGACGGCCGGCCGGCCGCGGCGGTATGCGATTACGTGGTCCAGAAATGGGCAAGCCGTGTCGCGCAGGGCAAGGATCGCGGCGGCAAGGGTGCCCGCCGCCTTGAGCGGATCGCGCCCATCACCTGTCCTGCTCCTCCGGCGAGCTATGTCAATGCCGGGCTGATCCTGCTGGACATGGACCGGATCACCGCCGAACCGGCCCTCGTCTCGCAGCTGGAGGATGTGCAGGCCGCCGCAACCTATCCGCTGGCCGATCAGGACCACCTGAACCGGGTCTTTGCCGGACGCATCCTGCATCTGGGTCCGGAATGGAACTGTTCCTGGCGCAGGCTGACACGGCAAAGGCAGTATCAGGCCGCCACCGGCATCCCGACCGACCCGGCCACCGCGGCGACCGGCCCGGTGGTCATCCACTATCACGGCAAATACAAGCCATGGCAGCCGGTGCCGCTGAAACACGCGCTGCGCGCCGCGCCGCTGGCATTTGAATACCGTCTGGCACGATCCCGCTTCCGCCGCGACACACGCCTGCCGGAATGACGAATCGGCGGCCCGCTACCGCCGCCGCACCCTGTCCCGCATCTGCCGCAGGACCGGCGACCGCCGCAACCCCCCCGCCGCCTGCCGCAGCACCGGCCAGCGGTCCCAGAACCGCAGCTCGGCGATGTCGCTGCGCGAGGATCGCTGCACGGCAAGCGGCTGGCGGCCGCCCAGCACCGTCATCTCGGGATACGCGGCGCGCATCCAGCAATAGGCGCCGTCCACATGCATCGGCCCGCCCTGCGGATCGCCCGGCGGCCGCGCCCGCATCGCCTCGAGATAAGGGACGGCGCGTTCGGAAAGCCGATGGCTGAAGCCTACGAAATGGGCCTGCGCAAACCGGTGCTCGGGCGACAGCGCCAGCAGATGTTGCCCCACCGCCTGATCGCCCGGCTGCGGGTCCAGCGGCGCCACCGAATACAGCATGTCCCAGTCGATCCGTTCCAGATCGCCGCCGATTGCCGCCAGAATGGACGCGAAATCCGGCACGAAACTGGCATCGTCCTCCAGCATCAGGGCGCGCTGCACGCCATCCTCAAGGATCGCGCGATGCACGCCCAGATGGCTCTCGAAACAGCCCCGCGCGCCGCGCGACGAGAAATTGCCTTCATCGGTGGGGAAACTGGCCGGAAACAGCGTCACCTCAGGGTGATCCAGGCTCAGCCCGATGCCGTTCAGCTCGGCCTCCATCTCGCGGCGGCGGTCGGCGCGATGGGCAAGATTGATGACATAGATGCGGTCGAAGACCGACAGCAGCGTTTCGGGGCTTGATCCCACCGGCACCACCTTTGCAATGTGACGACAGCCCCGGACCGGCCGGGGCTGTCTTTGATCTTACAGCATTTTCAGCGCGGGTCGAAGCCCGTTCAGTCGGCGGTTTCTTCCCGCTTCTCGCTGATTTCCTCGCCGGTGTCCTGATCGACCATCTTCATGCCCAGGCGCACCTTGCCGCGGTCGTCAAAGCCCAGCAGCTTGACCTTGACCTCCTGGCCTTCCTGCAACGCCTCACTGGGATGGCCCAGGCGCTTGTTGGCGATCTGGCTGACATGGACCAGCCCGTCGCGCTTGCCGAAAAAGTTCACGAACGCGCCGAAATCGACCAGCTTGACGACCTTGCCGGTATAGATCTGGCCTTCCTCGGGCTCGGCCACGATCGAATGGATCATGTCGTAAGCCTTCTTGATGGCATCGCCATTGGCCGAGGCGATCTTGATCACGCCGTCGTCGTTGATGTCGACCTTGGCGCCCGAGACCTCGACGATCTCGCGGATCACCTTGCCGCCCGACCCGATCACTTCGCGGATCTTGTCGGTCGGGATCTGCATCGTCTCGATCCGCGGCGCGTGGGTCGAGAACGAGCCCGCCTCGGTGATCGCCTTCGACATCTCGTTCAGGATGTGCAGCCGGCCGTCTTTGGCCTGCGCCAGCGCCTGTTCCATGATCTCGGGCGTGATCCCCGCGACCTTGATGTCCATCTGCAGGCTGGTGATCCCCGCCTCGGTGCCGGCGACCTTGAAGTCCATGTCGCCCAGATGATCCTCGTCGCCCAGAATGTCGGTCAGCACCGCATAGCGGCCGTCATCTTCCAGGATCAGACCCATCGCGACACCCGCGACCGGCGCCTTCAGCGGCACGCCCGCATCCATCATCGACAGCGACCCGCCGCAGACCGAGGCCATGCTGGACGACCCGTTCGATTCGGTGATCTCGCTGACGACGCGGATCGTATAGGGGAAATCGGTCGCCGCCGGCAGCACCGCCTGCAGGGCGCGCCAGGCCAGCTTGCCGTGCCCGATCTCGCGCCGGCCCGGCCCCATCACCCGGCCGACCTCGCCCACGGAGTAGGGCGGAAAGTTGTAATGCAGCAGGAAGTTGCTGCGGAAATTGCCGTGCAGCGCGTCGATGATCTGTTCGTCGTCGCCGGTGCCCAGCGTGGTCACGACCAGCGCCTGCGTCTCGCCACGCGTGAACAGCGCCGATCCGTGCGTGCGCGGCAGGAAAC is part of the Paracoccus stylophorae genome and encodes:
- a CDS encoding glycosyltransferase family 25 protein — protein: MGSSPETLLSVFDRIYVINLAHRADRRREMEAELNGIGLSLDHPEVTLFPASFPTDEGNFSSRGARGCFESHLGVHRAILEDGVQRALMLEDDASFVPDFASILAAIGGDLERIDWDMLYSVAPLDPQPGDQAVGQHLLALSPEHRFAQAHFVGFSHRLSERAVPYLEAMRARPPGDPQGGPMHVDGAYCWMRAAYPEMTVLGGRQPLAVQRSSRSDIAELRFWDRWPVLRQAAGGLRRSPVLRQMRDRVRRR
- the pnp gene encoding polyribonucleotide nucleotidyltransferase; its protein translation is MFDQVTKSIQWGQETLTLETGKVARQADGSVVATLGETSVMANVTFAREPKPGQDFFPLTVHYQEKYYAAGKVPGGFFKREARPTEKETLTARLIDRPIRPLFAPGFKNEVLVMCTVLSHDLVNDPDVVAMIAASAALTISGVPFMGPIGAARVGFVDGEYVLNPDVEDMQGLRHHPEQRLDLIVAGTKDAVMMVESEAYELSEDEMLGAVKFGHEQMQPVIDLIVDLAEAAAKEPFDFRSPDYSALSSRVKELGEADMRAAYAIRDKGERRDAIEAAKDKIVAGLSEDEQADPNLGSALKKLESGILRGDIIGGGARIDGRDTKTVRAIESEVGFLPRTHGSALFTRGETQALVVTTLGTGDDEQIIDALHGNFRSNFLLHYNFPPYSVGEVGRVMGPGRREIGHGKLAWRALQAVLPAATDFPYTIRVVSEITESNGSSSMASVCGGSLSMMDAGVPLKAPVAGVAMGLILEDDGRYAVLTDILGDEDHLGDMDFKVAGTEAGITSLQMDIKVAGITPEIMEQALAQAKDGRLHILNEMSKAITEAGSFSTHAPRIETMQIPTDKIREVIGSGGKVIREIVEVSGAKVDINDDGVIKIASANGDAIKKAYDMIHSIVAEPEEGQIYTGKVVKLVDFGAFVNFFGKRDGLVHVSQIANKRLGHPSEALQEGQEVKVKLLGFDDRGKVRLGMKMVDQDTGEEISEKREETAD
- a CDS encoding glycosyltransferase family 8 protein, which gives rise to MTQNPVQIAFITDTNALQPTLVAMWSALRHATAPVRVIFVGIDLSAAGWSAVETTVGRFPDASVDPVRFHRDLLQDVRSPSAYISSATFARLFLHRFVSGRVLYLDGDILVTGDLTRIARADLDGRPAAAVCDYVVQKWASRVAQGKDRGGKGARRLERIAPITCPAPPASYVNAGLILLDMDRITAEPALVSQLEDVQAAATYPLADQDHLNRVFAGRILHLGPEWNCSWRRLTRQRQYQAATGIPTDPATAATGPVVIHYHGKYKPWQPVPLKHALRAAPLAFEYRLARSRFRRDTRLPE
- a CDS encoding polysaccharide pyruvyl transferase family protein, with translation MTPRRALLTGHFSTVGDVEVLHQVQTRLDAVGMPYAVTPFSQHRVKSDPSWVPADALDPSEFTHLFVICGPYAPDYPAEYPWIFGRFRHCTQIGVNLTMVAPLESCNPFDALIERDSDRSVRPDLSFLTDAPRVPVVGLCLVQSQREYGNRQQHDVAARRLRDVIRSTGAAIVELDTALPRSMNHAGIGTPEEFESICARLDAVVTTRLHGTVLALKCGVPVVAVDAIRGGDKVTRQTRLLGWPESYVLDETPDETLAGALRRCLTPQMRQSARTCAAGARDMLADYDAAFLATLDAAADPSRRPPMPPRRGWPSRLAARYRRWKRRWIPSRRAGMGPDAHS
- a CDS encoding glycosyl transferase, coding for MARSDRPLGRRLIRLGFRMLGRSRAHRQDMWPGLAIDRSDGRVTWRGRPLTTLRPALQVVPPGLDTIAVVGSGPSLRDQRVETLGDGTAILCNGAATLADRIRPLAVAVEDERFVFRHHAMLAALPRDIPLMLSPAALRACAERGTATLADRAVVLIDNLEKPAGWPRRPLTDPALRDIVLRGQRGALSLDPDRGVVITGTVAFSALQFALAAGPERIVLAGIDLTNDRQPRFYEAADTARSGLSAGLDRILAGFALARQAAARRGIELTCASPVSALLDIGYPLSSRLQAKSDP
- a CDS encoding peroxiredoxin, with amino-acid sequence MSLRINDIAPDFTADSTEGKISFHDWLGDSYGVIFSHPRDFTPVCTTEFGAVAQLVPEFEKRNTKVLGVSVDSVEDHQKWKNDIQQIAGTPANFAIIDDTSLNVAKAYDMLPAEFYLPQEGRTPADSATVRTVFIIGPDKKVRLTMTYPMSVGRNFAEIVRALDAVQKTDGVPLATPVNWLPGEDVIVALSLDDKAAEQKYGALDIKLPYLRYAKDPA